The Humulus lupulus chromosome 4, drHumLupu1.1, whole genome shotgun sequence genome has a window encoding:
- the LOC133831131 gene encoding uncharacterized protein LOC133831131 — protein sequence MEKYFGNAYRGDPGVPHADPDRFWNIWIGSATFSALTWFNPYMWQLSNQFNWHDKAMLFEQYHWKKAMKKGQPYKFKWNEYMDKDHRDSYYFNWPVYFP from the exons ATGGAGAAGTATTTTGGCAATGCGTACAGAGGTGATCCTGGTGTCCCGCACGCTGATCCAGACCGATTCTGGAACATATGGATTGGATCAGCTACCTTCTCAGCTCTCACCTGGTTCAATCCCTACATGTGGCAACTCTCTAACCAATTCAA CTGGCACGACAAAGCCATGTTGTTTGAACAGTATCACTGGAAGAAGGCAATGAAGAAAGGGCAGCCTTACAAGTTTAAG TGGAACGAATACATGGACAAGGACCACAGAGATTCATACTATTTCAACTGGCCTGTTTATTTCCCATAG